One bacterium genomic window, CCGCCATATCGTTTGACCAGATCCATCGTCGCCATCGCCAGTCCTGCGCCGTTGACGATGCAGCCGATATTACCATCAAGCTTGACAAACGAAAGGTCTGCTTCGCGAGCCTTCACTTCCGCCGGGTCTTCCGCATCCAGATCGCGCATTTCTGCGATCCTCTTCTGGCGGAACAGCCCGTTGTCGTCAACATTGAGTTTAGCGTCCAGAGCGATCACATTACCACCGGCAGTGGTTATGAGCGGGTTGATCTCAACAAGCGATGCATCATACTTCCAGAACAGACCGTACAGCTTCATGATGATGTCCGCTGCCTGACGGACCTGATTGATATCACGGTAAAGTTTGTAGGCCAGATTGCGGGCCTCAAAGACCTGTAGCCCACGGACCGGATCGACATACAGCTTGTGGATCTTCTCAGGGGTCTTGGCGGCTACTTCTTCAATGTCCACGCCGCCTGCAGCGGAGACCATGATGACCGGTCGCTTGGTGACGCGGTCAAGAATGATGCCGACATATGATTCCGAGAGTATGTCCTCGGCAACTGTGACCAGAACCTTTTTCACAGTCAATCCCTTGATATCCATACCCAGGATCTTCTGGGCCAGTACTCGGGCAGCTTCGGCGTTTTCGGCGAACTTGACGCCGCCGGCCTTGCCGCGACCGCCGACATGGACCTGTGCCTTCACCATGACAGCTTTGTTGAACTTTTCAGCGATGCTGAATGCTTCGGCAGGGGTAGTCGCAATCGACCCGCCCGGCACCGGAATACCGGCATCAGCAAACAGCTCCTTGGCCTGATACTCGTGGATCTTCATTCGTTACTATCCTTATCATGAATTGAATCTACAGTCCCATCTATAAGCTTCTGAAAATAGTCGCGAGCATACTGTTCAAGTATCTCGCGCCGATTATCTTCCGGATTATCCAGCACTCGCTCCATCAGGTGATTCAGCACCATTCCGACCGGCGGGCTGGGAAGAATATTGAACATAGTCATAATGTCGTTGCCG contains:
- the sucC gene encoding ADP-forming succinate--CoA ligase subunit beta, which codes for MKIHEYQAKELFADAGIPVPGGSIATTPAEAFSIAEKFNKAVMVKAQVHVGGRGKAGGVKFAENAEAARVLAQKILGMDIKGLTVKKVLVTVAEDILSESYVGIILDRVTKRPVIMVSAAGGVDIEEVAAKTPEKIHKLYVDPVRGLQVFEARNLAYKLYRDINQVRQAADIIMKLYGLFWKYDASLVEINPLITTAGGNVIALDAKLNVDDNGLFRQKRIAEMRDLDAEDPAEVKAREADLSFVKLDGNIGCIVNGAGLAMATMDLVKRYGGEPANFLDIGGSSNPQKVVTAMQIILSDPNVKAILFNIFGGITRCDDVANGIVAALNELKPRVPIVIRLTGTNEKEAQKILASYKLPTADTLDGVVKKAINLAGVEA